One uncultured Flavobacterium sp. genomic window, TAAATCAAAAAAATATGATGTTTTGATAGACGTATATGGTAAATTAGAGACTAATTTAATAACATTATTTTCAGGAGCAAATACAAAAATATCCTATTATAAATGGTATTCTTCATTATTTTACAATCATAATATCTCGAGATTACCAAAAGATACGATATCAAAATATGGTCAGGCTATAGACAATAGACTTTTGTTGCTACAACCGTTACATCTGGATAAAATTAATCCATATCCTAAATTATATGTTGCCCCTAAAAACCATCAGGACGCTTTAGCTTTATTTGAAAAACATAGCGTAAAAAAAGATCAAAAGATTGTAATGTTCAGTCTTTTAGGAAGTGAAAAAGCAAAAACATATCCTTTAAAATATATGGCAGAAGTAGTAGAATATGTTAGTAACAATAAAGAAGTTACAATACTATTTAATTACTTTCCAAGTCAAATTGAAGATGCAAAAATAATATATAATCTATGCTCTAAAAAAACGCAGGAAAAAATACATTTTGACTTATTAGCTGATGATCTAGGCTCCTTTATTGCTATAATGGATCTTTGTGATGTTATTATAGGAAATGATGGAGGTGCAATAAATATGGCAAAAGCCTTAAATAAACCTTCATTTACCATTTTTTCTGCGCATGTCGAAAAAAATGATTGGGCAACTTTTGAAGATGGAATACAAAATATTTCAGTTCACTTAAACGACTTTAAACCTGAAAT contains:
- a CDS encoding glycosyltransferase family 9 protein; amino-acid sequence: MKILIIQQKRIGDVLLSSILCNSIKMTHPNATIDFMCYPNCTDVLLGNPNIDSIILLPTEVRKSYLSLFKFIFEIKSKKYDVLIDVYGKLETNLITLFSGANTKISYYKWYSSLFYNHNISRLPKDTISKYGQAIDNRLLLLQPLHLDKINPYPKLYVAPKNHQDALALFEKHSVKKDQKIVMFSLLGSEKAKTYPLKYMAEVVEYVSNNKEVTILFNYFPSQIEDAKIIYNLCSKKTQEKIHFDLLADDLGSFIAIMDLCDVIIGNDGGAINMAKALNKPSFTIFSAHVEKNDWATFEDGIQNISVHLNDFKPEIFNNLPNKEIKLNTANLYLEFTPDLFKDQISFFINKHLA